CGATCGTCTCCTCAATCGTTATCGGTTGATGCAGTCGGTCACCGGTTCGGACATCCCGTTTCCGACGACACACGGGTGCCTCATGGGGCAAGGCACCTATGCAAATCTAAGCATAAGTCGTGCCTATGGAAGGTCAACCTGGGATTACCCTCCTCAGCCAGTGCCATTGCCACTGCGCCCCAATTTGCGGTACAGGCGGTTGCGGCTGACGCCCAGCAGGCGGGCGGCGGCCGAGAGGTTGCCGCCCACCTCGCGCATCACGCGCTCGATGAGTTCGACCTCGAGCTGGTCGAGACGGCGCGCCCCGGGACGGTCGGAGGCCAGCGCCAGGCCTTCGCCCGCAACCGGCGCCGCAGCCGGCCGAGGCAGGCACCGATGCGGGTCCCGCGACGTGTCCTCGGACGCGGCCGGATCGGACAGGAACAGCTCCTCCGGCAGATGGCTGGGCAGGATCTCGGTCTCGCCCTCGTCGAGCAGCGCGACCGCGACCCGGACCACGTTCTGCAGCTGGCGGACGTTGCCCGGCCAGGAATAGCGCTCGACGAAGCGCATCACCTCCTCGCCGATGCGCACGCCGGCCAGCCCGGCATCGGCCGCCTCGCGCTCGAGGATGCGCTCCACGATGCAGCGGATGTCGCTGCGTTCACGCAGCGGCGGCAGGCTGACGGTGAGGCTGTTGACCCGGTAATAGAGATCCTCGCGGAACTCGCCGCGCGCGACCGCATCGCGCAGCACGCGGTGGGTGGCGCACACCAGCGAGATGTCGACCGGGATCGACTTCACCGAGCCGACCGGCGTCACGCAGCGTTCCTGCAGCACGCGCAGCAGCCGCGCCTGCATGCCGAGCGGCATGTCGCCGATCTCGTCGAGGAACAGGGTGCCACCGTGGGCCTGCTGGATCTTGCCGATCGCGCCTTCCTTGCGCGCGCCGGTGAAGGCCCCGCCGACGTAGCCGAACAGTTCGGACTCGATCAGCGACTCCGGCACCGCCGCGCAGTTGAGCGCCACGAAGGGTTTGTCGGCACGTGGCCCGCTGTTGTGGAAGGCGCTCGCAAACAGCTCCTTGCCGACGCCCGACTCGCCCTGGATCAGCAGCGGGATGTCCTTGCCGAGGATGCGGCGCGCCCGGTCGAGCGCGCGCCCGATGCCGGCGTCGCCGGTGGCTAGCGATTCCAGCGTGCAGCGCGTGCCGGCGACGGCCGGTGCCGCACGCGGCGCCCGCGCCGCTTCCGCGATCCTGCGCGTCTCGCCGACGAAGGTGCCGATCTGCGGCCGCAGCGAGCGCAGCTGCACGTACAGGTGCGAACCGTCATGGAGCACGAGGCGGATCAGCGCATCGCTCGAGTTCTGCGCGCGGTCGGCGATCTTGCCCAGGCCCTGGCGGAAGAGCTCCGCGAAGGAGGCACCGCCGCCCTCCAGGCGCTGCGCCAGCCATTCGCGTGCGATCGAGTTCGCCCCGGCCAGCACGCCCTCGGGCGTGACCGCGAGCAGGCCCTCCTGCAGGCTGCCGACGTACTCCGGCCGCTCGTGGAAGGCGACCAGGATCTCGTTGGCGAACTCGGTCTCGAACAGGCGCTTCTCGATCAGCTGAACGGACAGCCGCACCAGCCCGAGCGAGTGGCGCTGGTGCATGCGCTGGTCGCAGGACACGTCGAACACACCGGCGAGCATGCCGCGCGGATCGAAGATCGGCGACGCGGTACAGGACAGGAAGCCGTTGTGATCCAG
This genomic stretch from Thauera sp. GDN1 harbors:
- a CDS encoding sigma-54-dependent Fis family transcriptional regulator, with the protein product MGQSFAVDAGRDQRFQYARRRFFEEGECPDEGVPALILNSWRRCRELGLDSASREARAHCERARLAEVRECNARLVEHASGVMEHVFEQIRASGSMVLLSDPQGTIVHSLGDADFVDRANRVALQPGACWSEAARGTNAIGTAIAANAPAVVLGAEHYLDHNGFLSCTASPIFDPRGMLAGVFDVSCDQRMHQRHSLGLVRLSVQLIEKRLFETEFANEILVAFHERPEYVGSLQEGLLAVTPEGVLAGANSIAREWLAQRLEGGGASFAELFRQGLGKIADRAQNSSDALIRLVLHDGSHLYVQLRSLRPQIGTFVGETRRIAEAARAPRAAPAVAGTRCTLESLATGDAGIGRALDRARRILGKDIPLLIQGESGVGKELFASAFHNSGPRADKPFVALNCAAVPESLIESELFGYVGGAFTGARKEGAIGKIQQAHGGTLFLDEIGDMPLGMQARLLRVLQERCVTPVGSVKSIPVDISLVCATHRVLRDAVARGEFREDLYYRVNSLTVSLPPLRERSDIRCIVERILEREAADAGLAGVRIGEEVMRFVERYSWPGNVRQLQNVVRVAVALLDEGETEILPSHLPEELFLSDPAASEDTSRDPHRCLPRPAAAPVAGEGLALASDRPGARRLDQLEVELIERVMREVGGNLSAAARLLGVSRNRLYRKLGRSGNGTG